The following are from one region of the Vibrio hyugaensis genome:
- a CDS encoding heme biosynthesis protein HemY, producing the protein MVRLIFLFVVLGAGLFVGTQFSGQQGYVLISIANKTIEMSVTTLVIFVIAALAALFLLEYVVKKLVYASSSTWNYFSVRKMRRSRRYTNEGIIKLLEGDWKGAEKKVTRWANHHDMPLLCYLVASEAAQGQGDKTKRDQYLELASQQENAHLAVELTRAKQFIRDNEFESAFDTLQALKGQYANNSIVLNLQKTTYMQLKLWQSLIDLMPQLSKAKLITEEEQAELIQKAQCGLLHEVAQQQGSEGLISHWNSLPRKVKQDAHLIGCFAHELISRKADTEAFTVIKEALKKSPTPDLYQLLPELNLPDSHPVIVFLEGVLKREPENAAAQSALAHFFFRQEKWQEAQEHFEVALKLRSDVSDYAYLADTLEKQNLTKAAHEVSRKALTLVQNN; encoded by the coding sequence ATGGTTCGTCTTATTTTCCTATTTGTTGTTCTTGGGGCTGGCTTATTTGTTGGTACTCAGTTCTCAGGCCAGCAAGGTTATGTCCTGATCTCAATTGCCAATAAAACCATTGAGATGAGTGTCACTACCCTAGTGATTTTTGTGATTGCCGCACTGGCTGCATTGTTCCTATTGGAGTATGTCGTCAAGAAACTGGTTTACGCAAGCTCGAGCACTTGGAACTACTTTAGCGTCCGTAAAATGCGTCGTTCTCGTCGTTACACCAACGAGGGCATCATCAAGCTACTTGAAGGTGACTGGAAAGGTGCCGAGAAGAAAGTGACACGCTGGGCAAACCATCACGACATGCCGTTGCTTTGCTACCTAGTGGCGTCAGAAGCCGCGCAGGGGCAAGGTGACAAAACGAAGCGTGACCAGTACCTAGAGCTAGCAAGCCAACAAGAGAATGCGCACTTAGCAGTAGAGTTGACTCGCGCGAAACAGTTCATTCGTGATAACGAGTTCGAGTCTGCATTCGATACGTTACAAGCATTAAAAGGTCAGTACGCGAATAACTCGATTGTTCTTAACCTGCAAAAAACCACTTACATGCAGCTTAAGCTATGGCAATCACTGATCGATCTGATGCCTCAGCTAAGTAAAGCCAAACTGATCACAGAAGAAGAGCAAGCAGAGCTAATTCAGAAAGCTCAATGTGGTTTGCTACACGAAGTGGCTCAGCAACAAGGTAGCGAAGGTCTTATCTCACACTGGAACAGTCTGCCACGTAAGGTAAAACAAGACGCTCACCTGATCGGTTGTTTTGCTCACGAGCTAATCTCCCGCAAAGCAGATACCGAAGCCTTCACTGTGATCAAAGAAGCTTTGAAGAAGAGCCCAACACCGGATCTATACCAATTACTGCCAGAGCTAAACCTACCAGATAGCCACCCGGTGATTGTTTTCCTTGAAGGTGTCTTGAAACGTGAACCAGAAAACGCAGCAGCACAAAGTGCATTGGCACACTTCTTCTTCCGCCAAGAGAAATGGCAAGAAGCACAAGAACATTTCGAGGTTGCGCTAAAGCTTCGCTCAGACGTTTCTGACTATGCTTACCTAGCAGACACACTAGAGAAGCAAAACTTAACTAAAGCGGCTCACGAAGTCTCTCGCAAAGCCCTAACGCTAGTTCAAAATAACTAA
- a CDS encoding uroporphyrinogen-III C-methyltransferase: MTSKNNDQKNNDKNLSEQTASALLAEKDTPKQESEPKKVDSKPAEPTKPAEPNKVEFEEKQGKRGVKLGTVAIVLSLIFGGGLTYKMLEQQSEYQTQIAQLQSQLEQAQSAMKQELNQVKEETIEKATTATHKAEVVLGQQRKSIESLQLAVADVKGRRPNDWLLAEADYLVKLAGRKLFLEHDVESATQLMESADQRIAALNDPSLVGLRKAMANDITKLRVVPLVDRDGLVLRLTALQQQVDKLPLANALLPEAAAVEKQQVSEDIANWQDNLMTSLKDFSENFITFRTRDGNVIPLLSPQQHFYLKENIKAKIETAIKSVYQEQGEIYTTSLETADKWAMAFFNQDDNSVKEFNKSLSQLSKQDIEVEYPAKLESQNQLSDVIRERLRREVTTMTGTEDK, from the coding sequence ATGACAAGTAAAAATAACGACCAAAAAAATAACGATAAAAACCTTTCCGAACAAACTGCATCGGCACTGCTAGCTGAAAAAGACACGCCGAAACAAGAATCTGAGCCTAAAAAGGTAGACTCAAAGCCTGCTGAACCAACCAAACCAGCAGAACCAAACAAAGTTGAATTTGAAGAGAAGCAAGGCAAACGCGGCGTGAAGCTGGGTACTGTGGCTATCGTCTTATCACTTATTTTTGGTGGTGGTCTGACATACAAAATGCTTGAACAGCAATCTGAATACCAAACTCAGATCGCTCAGCTTCAAAGCCAACTAGAGCAAGCTCAATCAGCAATGAAACAAGAGCTAAACCAAGTAAAAGAAGAAACTATTGAAAAAGCGACGACAGCAACGCACAAAGCTGAAGTGGTTCTTGGTCAGCAGCGAAAAAGTATTGAAAGCCTACAATTAGCAGTGGCCGACGTGAAAGGCCGTCGTCCAAACGATTGGTTGTTAGCAGAAGCTGACTATCTAGTAAAACTTGCTGGTCGTAAGCTGTTTCTAGAGCATGATGTAGAAAGCGCGACTCAGTTGATGGAAAGCGCAGACCAGCGTATTGCAGCGCTAAACGATCCAAGCCTTGTAGGTCTGCGTAAAGCAATGGCAAACGACATCACTAAGCTACGTGTTGTGCCACTAGTTGACCGTGATGGTCTAGTATTGCGTTTAACGGCATTGCAACAGCAAGTAGACAAACTGCCTCTCGCAAATGCATTACTACCAGAAGCGGCAGCGGTTGAGAAGCAGCAAGTATCAGAAGACATTGCAAACTGGCAAGATAACCTGATGACCTCACTAAAAGACTTCTCAGAGAACTTCATCACCTTCCGTACACGTGATGGCAATGTGATTCCATTGCTCTCACCACAACAACACTTCTACTTGAAAGAGAACATCAAAGCCAAGATCGAAACAGCGATTAAATCGGTTTACCAAGAACAAGGGGAAATATACACCACCTCTTTGGAAACCGCGGACAAATGGGCAATGGCATTCTTCAACCAAGATGATAATTCAGTTAAAGAGTTCAACAAATCATTGAGCCAGTTGAGTAAACAAGACATCGAAGTTGAATACCCAGCGAAACTGGAGAGTCAAAATCAGCTATCAGATGTGATTCGCGAGCGCCTACGTCGTGAAGTAACCACAATGACAGGTACGGAGGATAAGTAA
- a CDS encoding uroporphyrinogen-III synthase: MAVLVTRPGEQGKALCSLLERHGITAIHHPLIDIVADLSDTLLSKYIESAQIIIAVSQHAVQCAEQILENNAKSWPKQAVYLAVGQKTAHYLSKCTQQKVHYPQVSDSEHLLQLPELNNVEKQTVLILRGNGGRELIKDALVRRGAKVHYSETYKREFIPFDPVSCVSLWKTQQIDQIIVTSGEQLDYLCSQLTSEQLVWLNQQELYIPSQRIADIAIQRGFSQVRCTGSASNQELLAALQP, encoded by the coding sequence ATGGCAGTGTTGGTCACTCGGCCGGGAGAGCAAGGCAAAGCGCTTTGCTCTCTACTCGAAAGGCACGGCATAACTGCAATCCATCATCCATTGATCGACATTGTTGCCGATCTTAGCGATACACTCCTCTCTAAATACATCGAAAGTGCCCAAATCATCATTGCAGTTAGCCAACATGCGGTGCAGTGCGCTGAGCAAATCTTAGAAAACAACGCTAAATCATGGCCCAAGCAAGCTGTATACCTTGCCGTTGGTCAAAAAACAGCACACTATTTGAGCAAATGCACACAACAGAAAGTACACTATCCACAAGTCAGTGATAGTGAGCACTTGTTGCAACTTCCCGAACTAAACAATGTAGAAAAACAAACAGTTCTAATCCTTCGTGGCAACGGGGGGCGGGAACTGATTAAAGATGCATTGGTGAGACGCGGAGCAAAAGTTCACTATAGTGAGACTTATAAGAGAGAATTTATCCCATTCGATCCAGTAAGCTGTGTCTCATTATGGAAAACCCAACAAATCGACCAGATAATCGTCACCAGTGGTGAACAACTGGATTATTTGTGCAGCCAATTGACGTCAGAACAATTGGTTTGGCTTAATCAACAAGAGTTGTATATCCCCAGTCAGCGCATCGCTGACATCGCAATTCAAAGGGGCTTCTCTCAGGTCAGATGTACAGGAAGTGCATCCAACCAAGAATTACTGGCTGCTCTCCAGCCCTAG
- the hemC gene encoding hydroxymethylbilane synthase — protein sequence MTQSTPIRIATRKSPLALWQAHFVKDALQAAHPGLEVELVTMVTKGDIILDTPLAKVGGKGLFVKELEVAMLEGRADLAVHSMKDVPVDFPEGLGLVTICEREDPRDAFVSNTYNNIDELPQGAVVGTCSLRRQCQLKEYRPDLVIKELRGNVGTRLGKLDAGEYDAIILAAAGLKRLELEERIRSFIEPEQSLPAVGQGAVGIECRVDDERLLKLLEPLNHQDTADRVRCERAMNLTLEGGCQVPIGSYSLLDGDNIWLRALVGEPDGSLIVRGEIRGHRNDAEALGVQLANELLENGAREILTKLYADHD from the coding sequence ATGACACAATCCACGCCAATTCGCATTGCAACTCGAAAAAGCCCTCTTGCTCTATGGCAAGCACACTTTGTAAAAGACGCACTTCAAGCCGCTCATCCAGGTCTTGAAGTAGAACTCGTCACTATGGTGACCAAAGGCGACATCATTTTGGATACGCCGCTAGCAAAAGTTGGTGGTAAAGGCTTGTTCGTTAAAGAGTTAGAAGTGGCGATGCTTGAAGGTCGTGCGGACCTTGCGGTGCACTCAATGAAAGATGTACCAGTAGACTTCCCTGAAGGTCTTGGCTTGGTGACGATTTGTGAACGTGAAGACCCACGCGATGCATTCGTTTCTAACACTTACAACAACATTGATGAGCTGCCACAAGGCGCAGTTGTAGGTACTTGTAGCCTGCGTCGTCAGTGTCAGCTAAAAGAATACCGCCCAGACCTAGTTATCAAAGAACTACGTGGCAACGTAGGTACTCGCCTAGGTAAGCTAGATGCAGGGGAATATGACGCAATCATTCTTGCCGCAGCAGGTCTGAAGCGCCTTGAGCTAGAAGAGCGAATTCGTAGCTTTATCGAGCCAGAGCAATCGCTGCCAGCGGTAGGCCAAGGTGCAGTAGGTATTGAGTGTCGTGTGGATGACGAACGTCTACTTAAACTACTTGAGCCACTAAACCACCAAGATACGGCAGATCGCGTACGTTGTGAGCGTGCGATGAACCTGACCCTTGAAGGCGGTTGTCAGGTGCCAATCGGCAGTTACTCACTGCTTGACGGTGACAACATTTGGCTACGCGCACTGGTTGGCGAACCAGATGGAAGCCTAATTGTGCGTGGTGAAATTCGTGGTCACCGCAATGATGCCGAAGCATTGGGCGTTCAACTTGCGAATGAGCTGCTAGAAAACGGCGCACGTGAAATCTTAACCAAGCTGTACGCAGACCACGACTAA
- a CDS encoding class I adenylate cyclase yields MQAYTQKLIQRLDNLNQQRIDRALALMDSQSQQVFHLIPALLNYNHPVIPGYYDADVPYGVFGLELNELQQRFLDDTQLTIGQALKTAEQPAILGLYTMGSTSSIGQSTSSDLDIWVCISPEMDKDQRELLTNKCLLITDWAQSQGVEANFFLMDEERFRSNRSEEMTGDNCGSSQHLLLLDEFYRSAVRLAGQRLLWQIVPPEMEECYDEYVAQLCKDGYINCDEWINFGQLNRIPAEEYFGSNLWQLYKSIDSPYKSVLKAILLEAYSWEYPHTQLLSIDTKRRFFAHEPDLYGMDAYYLMLEKVTRYLERIQDDTRLDLVRRCFYLKTHEKLSREPDVGSVAWRREALSDMIAKWHWDESVLAELDDRRNWKVEQVKVVHHSLLDALMQSYRNLIQFARRNDITSAISPQDISILARKLYAAFEVLPGKVTLLNPQISPDLHEPDLSFIEVKEGGVNKSGWYLYKQPLIAHRILGQPCLEHHEYLSKLVSWAFFNGLITESTRLHAVVREAQLDIDKFYQMVSDLRNTFSLRKRRPTMQALGSPCEISQMAMFINFENDPTAELSGRSLKVDVKNTDIFSFGPEQINLVGSVDLVYRNSWHEVRTLHFKGETAMLDALKTILGKMHQDAIPPESVDVFCYAKNMRGVMRNMVYQLLAECIDLRLKPVEQEKRRRFKAIRLANQTYGLFFERRGVSVQKLENSVDFYRSISTNKLKGSPLLMLDREQEYQLPEVVDGFASEGLVQFFFEDTDDGFNIYVLDESNQVEVYHQFSGSKDEMIASVNSFYTSVKDDSRVSSKFINFNLPQYYQIIHPEEGNTYIIPYRNDGCTPTRPTKAVNA; encoded by the coding sequence TTGCAGGCTTACACCCAAAAACTTATTCAGCGACTAGATAACCTGAACCAGCAACGGATCGACCGTGCGCTGGCGCTTATGGATTCGCAAAGCCAGCAAGTCTTCCACTTGATTCCTGCCTTGTTGAACTACAACCATCCTGTTATTCCCGGCTACTACGATGCTGACGTACCTTATGGTGTGTTTGGTTTAGAGCTGAACGAACTCCAACAACGATTCCTTGATGATACTCAACTGACGATTGGGCAAGCGCTTAAGACAGCAGAGCAACCTGCGATCTTAGGTTTGTACACTATGGGCAGTACCTCTTCTATTGGTCAAAGTACTTCAAGTGATTTGGATATTTGGGTGTGTATCTCACCGGAGATGGATAAAGACCAACGCGAGCTGCTGACCAACAAATGCTTGCTGATCACCGACTGGGCTCAAAGCCAAGGTGTGGAAGCGAACTTCTTCTTAATGGATGAAGAGCGTTTTCGTAGCAACCGTTCTGAAGAGATGACTGGCGATAACTGTGGTTCTTCTCAGCATTTATTATTGTTGGATGAATTCTACCGTTCTGCTGTACGTCTGGCTGGACAGCGTTTGTTGTGGCAAATAGTGCCACCAGAAATGGAAGAGTGTTACGACGAGTACGTTGCACAGCTTTGTAAAGATGGCTATATCAACTGTGATGAGTGGATCAACTTTGGTCAGCTTAACCGCATTCCTGCTGAAGAGTACTTCGGCTCGAACTTGTGGCAGCTGTATAAGAGTATCGATTCTCCTTACAAGTCGGTGTTGAAAGCGATCTTGCTTGAAGCTTACTCGTGGGAATACCCGCACACACAGCTTCTTAGCATCGACACTAAACGTCGCTTCTTTGCCCACGAGCCTGACTTGTACGGCATGGATGCATATTACTTGATGCTAGAGAAAGTAACGCGTTACCTAGAGAGAATTCAAGACGACACGCGCTTGGATTTAGTTCGTCGCTGTTTCTACCTTAAAACCCATGAAAAACTGTCTCGTGAACCTGATGTGGGTTCCGTGGCATGGCGCCGTGAAGCCTTAAGCGACATGATTGCGAAATGGCATTGGGATGAATCGGTACTGGCAGAGCTCGATGATCGCCGTAACTGGAAAGTCGAACAAGTGAAAGTAGTGCACCATTCGCTACTGGATGCTTTGATGCAAAGCTACCGTAACTTGATTCAGTTTGCGCGTCGAAACGATATTACCTCTGCGATCAGCCCGCAAGATATCAGCATTCTCGCGCGTAAGCTGTACGCGGCATTTGAAGTACTGCCGGGCAAAGTTACCTTGCTTAATCCGCAGATCTCGCCAGATTTGCACGAACCTGACTTGAGCTTCATTGAAGTAAAAGAGGGCGGGGTAAACAAGTCAGGTTGGTACTTATACAAGCAGCCTTTGATTGCACACCGTATTCTTGGTCAGCCTTGCCTTGAGCACCATGAGTATTTGAGTAAGTTGGTTTCTTGGGCGTTCTTCAACGGTTTAATTACCGAGTCAACGCGTTTGCACGCGGTGGTGCGTGAGGCGCAGTTAGACATCGATAAGTTCTACCAAATGGTGAGTGACCTACGTAACACCTTCTCGTTACGCAAGCGTCGCCCAACCATGCAAGCGTTGGGTAGTCCGTGTGAAATTAGTCAGATGGCGATGTTCATCAACTTTGAAAATGACCCAACGGCAGAGCTGTCTGGTCGCTCACTCAAAGTGGATGTGAAGAACACCGATATCTTCAGCTTTGGTCCTGAACAAATTAACTTGGTCGGCAGTGTTGATTTAGTTTATCGCAACTCATGGCACGAAGTGCGTACACTGCACTTCAAAGGTGAAACCGCGATGTTGGATGCATTGAAGACCATTCTTGGCAAAATGCACCAAGACGCGATTCCGCCAGAATCGGTGGATGTATTCTGTTACGCGAAGAACATGCGTGGCGTGATGCGTAATATGGTTTACCAACTGTTAGCTGAGTGTATCGACTTGCGTTTGAAGCCTGTTGAGCAAGAGAAACGCCGTCGCTTTAAAGCCATACGTCTTGCCAACCAAACTTATGGTTTGTTCTTTGAGCGTCGTGGCGTATCGGTTCAGAAACTCGAGAACTCAGTTGATTTCTACCGCAGCATTTCAACCAACAAGCTAAAAGGTTCGCCGTTGTTGATGCTGGATCGTGAGCAAGAGTACCAACTACCAGAAGTCGTGGATGGCTTTGCGAGTGAAGGTTTAGTGCAGTTCTTCTTTGAAGACACTGACGATGGTTTCAACATCTACGTATTAGATGAGTCAAACCAAGTTGAGGTTTACCACCAATTCAGTGGTTCGAAAGATGAAATGATTGCGTCAGTGAACAGCTTCTACACCTCGGTAAAAGATGACAGTCGTGTATCGTCAAAGTTTATTAACTTTAATTTGCCGCAGTACTACCAAATCATTCATCCGGAAGAAGGGAATACCTACATTATTCCTTACCGTAATGATGGCTGTACGCCAACTCGTCCAACCAAAGCGGTAAATGCGTAA